atgaaaagaaagaaagaagaagtataTGAATTAAGTGCAAAGCAGACCAAGTTCAAGTAATTACATAATTCCGTAGTTGCATATGAATTTTATCCTAGGAATCTTTGGGTCAAAACAATTTTTACAATCATATGCAGTACTTTCTCACCTTTCGTCGATTGATAATATTCGGGAACGGTAACAACGATTACATAACTGACCAAATAGTTTTCACCTTCGTTCCATGAAAAACGATACTTTcactatctatctatctatacgATAATAACGGTAAACTAATTAAAAATTTACTTACTACAGCGATGAAAAGTAAAATACTGTTCAACAAATAAAAGGTAAAAGGAAGAAAAAGATTACACAGCTGACAGCTCCTCGTTAAACATATGTTTTTCCTAATTCCAAAATCACCACCTTTGGTTCtctccttttcagcatcctctgtGGCACATTATTACTATTGCGATATCAAATAAAAGCTCAGTGACAACAATACATACAATTCCGATTATCTGGTAATTACTCAACCCGTGCTTTGGCCACAGTCTTACGAGACTAGAAGAAGATTTGCTATCATAACCAGTACTAATATTGCCATCAATTCTTTCCTTGTACAGATTAAAGTCCCCTCCTGAATTCAGTGTTGCTCTATATATATAAACCTCCTCCTTCACAATACTGCCTTCTTCTTGCTGTTGATTCTCGATCCACCTCGAACACTATATCGACAATCTCTTTAGTCTAACTGATAACCTGTTACCACCGGAGAAAAGATCAACTCCAGGTCTTAACTTTTGACTGCCAAGAATGGTATTGGTAGGATAATCAAAACTTTCCCAAACAATTTGAGATTCCAAACAATATAATATCAAGTTTCCATCATCATGCATCTCTGCTTATGAAACTGGTTCTTGTATGTCCTGTACTAAAGGTTTCTCTTTATTTTCTGGCATTCTCCGCAGCATCAACTTTCCTTCGTTGGTGAAGTGAATTGAAGATGGTTTTTGCAACGGAATACCGTTACGGTTAGCTGTCCAAACTAGGGATTGTCGTGGTGATTTCACAAACCATATACCAACAACATATTGGCCAGGAGGCCACGGTAACTCATAGAAGCCAAAAGCAATGTTTCCCGAGGGAGAAAGCCAATAAGGACTAGGATCATTCAAAGATAGAGTTGAACCTCTTGTTATGTTGTCTTTTGTCAAAGAAGATGATTCAACAACTAGTAATGGAGCAAGAAGTAATAAGGACAAGGAGAGAATCATCATCACCTGTGGAAATTTCATGTTTTgaggaaagaaaaataataataaattagaatgttgaagcggagactGTGTGGTTATAGGGCACTGACTCAAAATAATACAACTTAGAAACTGTAAGGAATTACTATACGCTTCTAAACAAAGTAGATGAAAACGATATCAAATTTGAATCTGGAAACGTAAATTTACAACAATATAACTTTTAAATCATGAGCAAACGTCAAATCAACGAACAAAATTTCCAACAGGTGTTTGAAAATGCTTGATATTTTTCGATGTATCCAACTAAAGTTAAGAAGAGGAACTACGCAATTTCTTCACTCACAGACAACCAAATCCTATTATATTACTATCATT
The nucleotide sequence above comes from Papaver somniferum cultivar HN1 unplaced genomic scaffold, ASM357369v1 unplaced-scaffold_115, whole genome shotgun sequence. Encoded proteins:
- the LOC113329077 gene encoding G-type lectin S-receptor-like serine/threonine-protein kinase LECRK4: MKQKLLNCSNMQVMMILSLSLLLLAPLLVVESSSLTKDNITRGSTLSLNDPSPYWLSPSGNIAFGFYELPWPPGQYVVGIWFVKSPRQSLVWTANRNGIPLQKPSSIHFTNEGKLMLRRMPENKEKPLVQDIQEPVS